The Calditerrivibrio nitroreducens DSM 19672 genome window below encodes:
- a CDS encoding putative bifunctional diguanylate cyclase/phosphodiesterase, whose amino-acid sequence MDKQLLKEYLFLAIEYTSDWVIITDIDGVIVYANNAVEVISGYKKEEILGQKPSIFKSGLYTREDYEKLWNTILSGQVYKKALINKKKDGTFFQILHTILPIKQDGRVVKFLSIAKDISREMELLDEIKKFKYQDTSTGLLNRAGFIYEINRSAKNYKNIEIGMAIIVIDIVNFSHFNEVYGTSVCSDLLKLFGKRLADRFGGNAIVARIGGDVFAIFSIFSNINELMNMISEIISVCKSPFSIENINEIVFDIKIGARVLQQSDIYIEDSLHKAELALDFAKKNPNSIFRFYDDNINKEVTDFVDTYHLVKEAIENKWIVFYFQPIYDTNSLKIVSLEALVRIKHPTMGLIYPDKFINFLERSSFLADFERILFEKALSYLNRISDETGGNLNISINISVNSFRNGSIIDLCEKVSEEMRRFISIEITERVFAEKVDKIIGVLNKLNEMGFVLEIDDFGTGYSSLGYIDKMPVDFLKIDMSFVSRMAECKKTYAIVKSIIELAKGVGMKTIAEGVETKEQYDMLKSLGTDFVQGYYFSKPLPFEDILLKLKSK is encoded by the coding sequence ATGGATAAACAGTTACTTAAAGAGTATCTTTTTTTGGCTATAGAATACACAAGCGATTGGGTTATCATTACTGATATCGATGGCGTCATTGTGTATGCAAACAATGCTGTAGAGGTGATAAGCGGTTATAAAAAAGAGGAGATACTGGGTCAAAAACCATCTATTTTCAAGTCAGGCCTCTATACACGTGAAGATTACGAAAAACTATGGAATACAATACTGAGTGGTCAGGTGTACAAAAAGGCTCTGATAAATAAGAAAAAAGATGGGACTTTTTTCCAGATTTTGCATACTATTTTGCCGATCAAACAGGATGGTAGGGTCGTAAAGTTTTTATCCATAGCAAAAGATATATCAAGAGAGATGGAGCTTTTGGATGAGATAAAAAAGTTTAAGTATCAGGACACTTCCACAGGATTGCTGAATAGGGCGGGCTTTATTTACGAAATTAACAGGAGTGCTAAAAACTATAAGAATATCGAAATTGGTATGGCAATAATAGTCATCGATATTGTGAATTTCTCACATTTTAATGAGGTATACGGCACCAGTGTTTGTAGTGATCTCCTGAAGCTCTTTGGCAAAAGATTAGCAGATAGATTTGGTGGAAATGCTATAGTGGCAAGAATAGGTGGGGATGTATTTGCTATTTTTAGTATTTTTTCTAATATCAATGAACTGATGAACATGATAAGTGAAATAATCTCCGTTTGTAAATCCCCTTTTAGTATAGAAAACATCAATGAAATTGTATTTGACATCAAGATTGGGGCAAGGGTTTTGCAGCAATCCGATATCTACATTGAAGATAGCCTACATAAAGCAGAGCTGGCACTTGATTTTGCTAAAAAGAATCCCAATTCTATTTTTAGATTTTATGACGATAATATCAACAAAGAGGTAACCGATTTTGTTGATACCTACCATCTGGTAAAAGAAGCTATAGAGAATAAGTGGATCGTTTTTTATTTTCAGCCAATTTATGATACAAATAGTTTAAAAATAGTTTCGTTGGAGGCTCTTGTAAGGATAAAACACCCAACAATGGGGCTAATATATCCCGATAAGTTTATCAATTTTTTAGAAAGAAGCAGCTTTTTAGCCGATTTTGAACGTATATTATTCGAAAAGGCTTTAAGCTATTTGAACCGTATTTCAGATGAAACTGGTGGCAATCTAAACATTTCTATCAACATAAGTGTAAACTCATTTAGAAATGGTAGTATAATTGACCTGTGTGAAAAGGTTTCTGAAGAGATGAGGAGATTTATAAGTATTGAGATAACAGAAAGAGTCTTCGCAGAAAAAGTTGATAAGATTATAGGTGTTCTAAATAAGTTAAATGAGATGGGGTTTGTTTTGGAAATAGATGATTTTGGTACCGGCTATTCTTCCCTTGGTTATATAGATAAGATGCCGGTGGATTTTTTGAAAATCGATATGTCTTTCGTGTCAAGAATGGCTGAGTGTAAAAAAACATATGCCATAGTTAAGTCGATCATAGAGCTTGCAAAGGGTGTCGGAATGAAGACGATTGCCGAAGGGGTGGAGACAAAAGAACAATACGATATGCTAAAATCTCTGGGAACCGATTTTGTTCAGGGGTATTATTTTAGCAAACCCTTACCTTTTGAGGATATACTTTTAAAATTAAAGTCTAAATAA
- a CDS encoding ferritin family protein: MPTELMKALKTAYEAEKEGLRAYLKYAKQTKVGTGKNMFIQLALDEIDHMELIEKFTEKIMAGQPIEQVNVPKGRLSKFMPSTKDLKLAEKSELADEDALKVALTHEEKAMNFYINEASKATDPKVKDFFNKLADVEKKHFEIIKAEIDFMSRDGFWFDTQEFSVEEN, encoded by the coding sequence ATGCCTACAGAACTGATGAAAGCTTTGAAAACTGCTTATGAAGCTGAAAAAGAGGGGTTAAGAGCTTATTTGAAGTATGCAAAACAAACAAAGGTTGGTACCGGTAAAAATATGTTTATTCAGCTTGCCCTGGACGAAATTGATCACATGGAACTCATAGAAAAATTTACCGAAAAAATTATGGCTGGTCAGCCGATAGAGCAGGTAAACGTCCCTAAAGGAAGACTTTCTAAATTTATGCCTTCCACAAAAGATCTGAAACTTGCAGAAAAATCTGAGCTTGCGGATGAGGATGCATTGAAAGTGGCCTTAACCCACGAAGAAAAAGCTATGAACTTTTATATTAATGAGGCAAGTAAAGCCACAGATCCAAAGGTAAAAGATTTCTTCAATAAACTGGCAGATGTTGAAAAAAAGCATTTCGAGATTATAAAAGCAGAAATAGATTTTATGAGTAGAGATGGCTTCTGGTTTGACACTCAGGAGTTTTCTGTAGAGGAAAACTAA